GGGGGCTGCTGTCATCTGTTCACCACGAGGTAAGGGTATCTTTCCCGAAGACCATCCTCAGTTTGTTGGTGTCACTGGCTTTGGTGGACATCAGTCAGTTTTAAAGTATATGCAGGAGCAACGTCCAAGACGCGTGCTGGTTTTAGGAACACGCCTTGGTGAATTTACCTCCTTTTGGAATCCGGCAATGATTCCCTGGCAAGGCTTTCTGCATGTTGACATCGACCCAGAAATACCGGGAACTGCATATCCATCTGCCGAGACTTTCGCTATCCAGTCCGACGTGAAAATATTCTTGAAGAACCTGTTGAAGAACTTCAGAGAAAATAGCGATCGCTCAAGGACAATAATGCTGCCTCGATTGCAACGCGATGTCATCAAACCACGCATGACCGGTTTAGTGCGACCAGAACTGCTGATGAATATGATTCAACAAGTGATTGTTGATGGCAGCGATGCAGTAGTAATGGCAGAGTCAGGTAACTCATTTGCTTGGGTAATTCATCTACTGCGATTTACCACACCAAATCGTTATCGAATTAGCAACGGATTTGGTTCTATGGGGCATTTTGTCACAGGCGTAGTGGGTGCTGCTTTAGCGCGGAATGGTAAGGCTGTTGCTATTGTCGGAGATGGTGCCATGCTGATGAACAGTGAAGTAAACACAGCTGTAAAATATCAAGTTCCTGCTGTCTGGATTGTACTCAATGATGGGCGCTACAACATCTGCCAACAGGGAATGGTGTATCTAGGGTTTGAAGCGGATGCAACGATTCCACAGGCAGATTTCGTCAAAATTGCTCAGGGAATGGGAGCAGAAGGTATTCGGGTGGAAAGGGAGTCTGATGTTCAGGTAGCACTAGAAAAAGCGATCGCAGCAAAGGGGCCATTTGTGATTGACGTAATCATTGACCCTACCCAGATCCCACCATCCGAAAGTCGCAATCAG
This Nostoc sp. C052 DNA region includes the following protein-coding sequences:
- a CDS encoding ScyA-related TPP-binding enzyme → MDVKSQDTQTNTTEQLNSTKLLFHSKPSVTFSVAEAVVKILGDMGVKYAFGVSGGAIAPVWAALHQSPMQVLHFRHEAGAAFAAIEAYFASDRPVVVFTTTGPGITNTLTGLLAARWEGAKVILVSASTPASQRGRWAIQETSTYTMPSAGIFTSGQIFHYATTLECSHELPEISRRLALGLAQPGGFVAHLSIPTNIQTSSLKTSLPRVNLSRAIATVSEETIAECVRLLSEGPFAIWVGFGARGAAKEIRQLAEKTGAAVICSPRGKGIFPEDHPQFVGVTGFGGHQSVLKYMQEQRPRRVLVLGTRLGEFTSFWNPAMIPWQGFLHVDIDPEIPGTAYPSAETFAIQSDVKIFLKNLLKNFRENSDRSRTIMLPRLQRDVIKPRMTGLVRPELLMNMIQQVIVDGSDAVVMAESGNSFAWVIHLLRFTTPNRYRISNGFGSMGHFVTGVVGAALARNGKAVAIVGDGAMLMNSEVNTAVKYQVPAVWIVLNDGRYNICQQGMVYLGFEADATIPQADFVKIAQGMGAEGIRVERESDVQVALEKAIAAKGPFVIDVIIDPTQIPPSESRNQSLMSQVATNY